One Symphalangus syndactylus isolate Jambi chromosome 20, NHGRI_mSymSyn1-v2.1_pri, whole genome shotgun sequence DNA segment encodes these proteins:
- the LOC134735231 gene encoding leucine-rich repeat-containing protein 37B-like isoform X11, which yields MAPIECAAPACVMSWLCFWGPWPLVTWQLLGLLVKDAQPLVWVKDPLQLTSNPMGPPEPWSSRSSHLPWESPHALAPPAAPGDFDYLGPSASSQMSALPQESTEHLPPFLDTDSAGELPLGPEQFLAAQQDLNDKLTPQERLPEVLPLLDGDQNQATVQLPRLKNKVQTADLDRAAGHQADDILVPLHSKVSKPTKFVVSPKNLKKNLAEHWSLAEIIGIPHQLSKPQRQKQTLQDEYLSMDTLYPSSLPPELRVNADEPPGPPEQVGLSQFHLEPKTQNAETLEDIQSSSLQEEASAQLPQLPQEVEPSTQQESPALPPESSIESLAQTPLNHEVTVQPPGEDQAHYNLPNITIKPTMTSEPQNEAESAQAQKEAKIQAPEEVEPSATQQEAPTEPPGPPMEAELSPSEQEQPAQPSESSGEVESSPAQREAPAQPLMSPEQFQRLKDQQDIIQQLSRPENYELPPVRKETTTQPPSQLSPDFGSSLNDEAIGSPLDVSYLDLDRELTKPTAVTMGVEPSPAQQDNPPILVEQADFSLAQPDLPSLPLHSPEKIESPVHQEATAQTLDPPKEAEPSPVQQGLPAEPPEPHKEVEPSATQQEASGHPRKSTVEVSPPQWEIAAQPSEPPEKVKPSPVLQQAPTRLLKPPKEVESSPVQQAVPAQSSDPAMVTEPSLTQQMAPSLPPEFPQEVEPSVTQQEVPAQIPEPPMEAEPSLTKQEATVQAPESPKEVEPSRQQMVPVQLPEPPKEVAAQPPAHYEVTVPTPGQDPAQHSTLPSVTVQPLGLGLFIIPESMIEVELSPTMQETPTQPSKKVLPQLEVKPSPTTEETSAQPPDPGLAITPEPTPEIGHSTVLEKTTAPRPDQVQTLHRSLTEVTGPPTKLESSQDSLVQSETALEEQKASTSTNMCELCTCGDETLSCVDLSPKQRLYQVPVPEPNTYNGILTTLNFQGNYISYIDGNVWKAYSWTKKLILSENYLTELHNDSFEGLLYLQYLDLSCNTIQHIERRTFESLPFLQYIDLGCNLITELRHGAFQAWHGMQFLHNLILNRNPLTAVEDPYLFELPALKYLDMGTTHITLTTLKNILTMTVELEKLSRSKET from the exons ATGGCTCCCATCGAGTGCGCAGCACCAGCCTGTGTCATGTCTTGGCTGTGTTTCTGGGGCCCATGGCCCCTCGTTACGTGGCAACTATTGGGTCTGCTAGTCAAGGATGCTCAGCCTCTGGTGTGGGTCAAGGACCCTCTCCAGCTGACCTCTAACCCCATGGGGCCACCTGAGCCCTGGTCTTCCCGCTCCTCCCATCTCCCGTGGGAATCTCCCCATGCACTTGCTCCCCCAGCAGCCCCGGGGGACTTTGATTACCTGGGGCCCTCTGCTTCTTCGCAGATGTCAGCCCTGCCCCAGGAATCGACTGAacatttgcctccattcctgGACACGGATTCAGCTGGAGAGCTGCCTCTGGGGCCCGAGCAGTTCTTGGCTGCACAGCAGGATTTAAATGACAAGCTGACTCCGCAAGAAAGGCTCCCAGAGGTGCTTCCACTGCTGGATGGGGATCAGAACCAGGCCACAGTTCAGCTTCCTCGcctcaaaaataaggttcaaactGCAGATCTAGATCGGGCTGCAGGTCATCAGGCAGATGATATACTTGTTCCACTACACAGTAAGGTTTCAAAACCAACCAAATTTGTTGTTTCGCCCAAGAACCTGAAGAAAAATCTAGCTGAGCATTGGAGCCTTGCTGAGATTATTGGGATTCCACACCAATTATCCAAACCTCAGCGTCAGAAACAGACTTTGCAGGATGAATATTTGAGTATGGACACACTGTATCCCAGCAGCCTGCCTCCAGAACTCCGGGTGAACGCAGATGAGCCTCCAGGGCCACCTGAGCAAGTTGGACTTTCTCAATTCCATCTAGAGCCCAAAACTCAAAATGCAGAGACCCTGGAAGACATTCAGTCCTCTTCACTCCAGGAAGAAGCCTCAGCACAGCTTCCACAGCTCCCTCAGGAGGTAGAACCTTCAACCCAGCAGGAgtccccagctctgcctccagaGTCCTCTATAGAGAGTCTAGCTCAAACTCCACTGAATCATGAAGTGACAGTTCAACCTCCAGGTGAGGATCAAGCTCATTACAACTTGCCCAACATTACCATTAAACCTACCATGACTTCAGAGCCCCAAAATGAGGCAGAATCTGCCCAAGCCCAGAAGGAGGCCAAAATTCAGGCTCCAGAGGAGGTGGAACCTTCTGCAACCCAACAGGAGGCCCCAACTGAGCCACCAGGTCCTCCCATGGAGGCTGAACTTTCCCCCAGTGAGCAGGAGCAGCcagctcagccttctgagtcTTCTGGGGAGGTTGAATCTTCTCCAGCCCAGCGGGAGGCCCCAGCTCAGCCCTTAATGTCCCCTGAGCAGTTTCAACGTTTGAAAGACCAGCAAGACATAATTCAGCAGCTAAGTAGACCTGAAAATTATGAACTTCCTCCAGTCCGTAAAGAGACCACAACTCAGCCTCCATCTCAGCTCTCCCCAGACTTTGGAAGTTCACTGAATGATGAAGCAATAGGTTCACCTCTAGATGTGTCATATCTAGATCTAGATAGGGAGCTTACCAAACCTACAGCAGTCACTATGGGGGTAGAACCTTCTCCAGCCCAGCAGGACAACCCTCCTATTCTCGTTGAACAGGCTGACTTTTCTCTAGCCCAGCCTGatctcccttccctgcctctgcATTCTCCTGAAAAGATTGAATCTCCAGTCCACCAAGAGGCCACAGCTCAGACTCTAGATCCCCCTAAGGAGGCAGAACCTTCTCCAGTCCAGCAAGGGCTCCCAGCTGAGCCACCAGAGCCCCATAAGGAGGTTGAACCATCTGCAACCCAGCAGGAAGCCTCGGGTCATCCTCGCAAGTCCACTGTAGAGGTCAGTCCACCACAGTGGGAGATAGCAGCTCAGCCATCAGAGCCACCTGAGAAGGTCAAACCATCTCCAGTCCTACAGCAGGCCCCAACTCGGCTTTTAAAGCCACCTAAAGAGGTAGAATCCTCTCCAGTCCAGCAGGCAGTCCCTGCTCAGTCTTCAGACCCTGCTATGGTGACAGAACCCTCTCTGACCCAGCAGATGGCCCCATCTTTGCCTCCAGAGTTCCCTCAGGAGGTAGAACCATCTGTAACTCAGCAGGAGGTTCCAGCTCAGATTCCAGAGCCCCCTATGGAGGCAGAACCTTCTCTGACCAAGCAGGAGGCCACAGTTCAGGCTCCAGAGTCCCCTAAGGAGGTAGAACCTTCAAGGCAGCAAATGGTCCCAGTTCAGCTTCCAGAGCCACCTAAGGAAGTTGCTGCTCAACCTCCAGCTCATTATGAGGTGACAGTCCCAACACCAGGCCAGGATCCAGCTCAGCACTCAACATTGCCCAGTGTCACTGTTCAACCTTTGGGCCTGGGACTTTTCATCATTCCAGAATCCATGATAGAGGTTGAACTTTCTCCAACCATGCAGGAGACCCCAACTCAGCCTTCTAAGAAAGTTCTACCCCAACTTGAGGTTAAACCATCTCCAACCACGGAGGAAAcctcagctcagcctccagaCCCGGGGCTTGCCATAACTCCAGAACCCACTCCAGAGATTGGACATTCCACAGTCCTGGAGAAGACTACAGCTCCTCGTCCAGACCAGGTTCAGACTCTGCATCGAAGCCTGACGGAGGTCACAGGTCCACCTACAAAGTTAGAATCTTCGCAGGATTCATTGGTGCAGTCTGAAACTGCACTAGAGGAACAGAAGGCCTCCACAAGCACCAACATGTGTGAGCTCTGTACCTGCGGAGATGAGACTCTGTCATGTGTTGATCTCAGCCCAAAGCAGAGGCTCTACCAAGTGCCTGTGCCAGAGCCCAACACCTACAATGGCATCTTGACCACCTT aaatttcCAAGGAAACTATATTTCATACATTGATGGAAATGTATGGAAAGCATACAGTTGGACCAAGAAACT aatTCTCAGTGAAAATTATTTGACTGAATTACATAACGATTCATTTGAAGGCCTGCTATACCTCCAGTATTT agaTTTATCCTGCAATACAATACAACATATTGAAAGACGTACATTTGAATCACTACCATTTTTGCAGTATAT agatctggGCTGCAATTTAATTACGGAACTGAGGCATGGAGCATTTCAGGCCTGGCACGGAATGCAGTTTTTACACAACTT AATTCTCAATCGCAATCCTCTGACTGCTGTCGAAGATCCATATCTCTTTGAACTGCCGGCATTAAAATATCT AGACATGGGAACAACGCACATCACACTTACAACACTCAAGAACATTCTCACGATGACTGTTGAACTGGAAAAACT
- the LOC134735231 gene encoding leucine-rich repeat-containing protein 37B-like isoform X8: MAPIECAAPACVMSWLCFWGPWPLVTWQLLGLLVKDAQPLVWVKDPLQLTSNPMGPPEPWSSRSSHLPWESPHALAPPAAPGDFDYLGPSASSQMSALPQESTEHLPPFLDTDSAGELPLGPEQFLAAQQDLNDKLTPQERLPEVLPLLDGDQNQATVQLPRLKNKVQTADLDRAAGHQADDILVPLHSKVSKPTKFVVSPKNLKKNLAEHWSLAEIIGIPHQLSKPQRQKQTLQDEYLSMDTLYPSSLPPELRVNADEPPGPPEQVGLSQFHLEPKTQNAETLEDIQSSSLQEEASAQLPQLPQEVEPSTQQESPALPPESSIESLAQTPLNHEVTVQPPGEDQAHYNLPNITIKPTMTSEPQNEAESAQAQKEAKIQAPEEVEPSATQQEAPTEPPGPPMEAELSPSEQEQPAQPSESSGEVESSPAQREAPAQPLMSPEQFQRLKDQQDIIQQLSRPENYELPPVRKETTTQPPSQLSPDFGSSLNDEAIGSPLDVSYLDLDRELTKPTAVTMGVEPSPAQQDNPPILVEQADFSLAQPDLPSLPLHSPEKIESPVHQEATAQTLDPPKEAEPSPVQQGLPAEPPEPHKEVEPSATQQEASGHPRKSTVEVSPPQWEIAAQPSEPPEKVKPSPVLQQAPTRLLKPPKEVESSPVQQAVPAQSSDPAMVTEPSLTQQMAPSLPPEFPQEVEPSVTQQEVPAQIPEPPMEAEPSLTKQEATVQAPESPKEVEPSRQQMVPVQLPEPPKEVAAQPPAHYEVTVPTPGQDPAQHSTLPSVTVQPLGLGLFIIPESMIEVELSPTMQETPTQPSKKVLPQLEVKPSPTTEETSAQPPDPGLAITPEPTPEIGHSTVLEKTTAPRPDQVQTLHRSLTEVTGPPTKLESSQDSLVQSETALEEQKASTSTNMCELCTCGDETLSCVDLSPKQRLYQVPVPEPNTYNGILTTLNFQGNYISYIDGNVWKAYSWTKKLILSENYLTELHNDSFEGLLYLQYLDLSCNTIQHIERRTFESLPFLQYIDLGCNLITELRHGAFQAWHGMQFLHNLILNRNPLTAVEDPYLFELPALKYLDMGTTHITLTTLKNILTMTVELEKLGSWSQSPADTEGQLFTPFYCSVIFQLCGCINLFIHSSMYGHLGSFQFFAIMNKTARNTHIQVFV; this comes from the exons ATGGCTCCCATCGAGTGCGCAGCACCAGCCTGTGTCATGTCTTGGCTGTGTTTCTGGGGCCCATGGCCCCTCGTTACGTGGCAACTATTGGGTCTGCTAGTCAAGGATGCTCAGCCTCTGGTGTGGGTCAAGGACCCTCTCCAGCTGACCTCTAACCCCATGGGGCCACCTGAGCCCTGGTCTTCCCGCTCCTCCCATCTCCCGTGGGAATCTCCCCATGCACTTGCTCCCCCAGCAGCCCCGGGGGACTTTGATTACCTGGGGCCCTCTGCTTCTTCGCAGATGTCAGCCCTGCCCCAGGAATCGACTGAacatttgcctccattcctgGACACGGATTCAGCTGGAGAGCTGCCTCTGGGGCCCGAGCAGTTCTTGGCTGCACAGCAGGATTTAAATGACAAGCTGACTCCGCAAGAAAGGCTCCCAGAGGTGCTTCCACTGCTGGATGGGGATCAGAACCAGGCCACAGTTCAGCTTCCTCGcctcaaaaataaggttcaaactGCAGATCTAGATCGGGCTGCAGGTCATCAGGCAGATGATATACTTGTTCCACTACACAGTAAGGTTTCAAAACCAACCAAATTTGTTGTTTCGCCCAAGAACCTGAAGAAAAATCTAGCTGAGCATTGGAGCCTTGCTGAGATTATTGGGATTCCACACCAATTATCCAAACCTCAGCGTCAGAAACAGACTTTGCAGGATGAATATTTGAGTATGGACACACTGTATCCCAGCAGCCTGCCTCCAGAACTCCGGGTGAACGCAGATGAGCCTCCAGGGCCACCTGAGCAAGTTGGACTTTCTCAATTCCATCTAGAGCCCAAAACTCAAAATGCAGAGACCCTGGAAGACATTCAGTCCTCTTCACTCCAGGAAGAAGCCTCAGCACAGCTTCCACAGCTCCCTCAGGAGGTAGAACCTTCAACCCAGCAGGAgtccccagctctgcctccagaGTCCTCTATAGAGAGTCTAGCTCAAACTCCACTGAATCATGAAGTGACAGTTCAACCTCCAGGTGAGGATCAAGCTCATTACAACTTGCCCAACATTACCATTAAACCTACCATGACTTCAGAGCCCCAAAATGAGGCAGAATCTGCCCAAGCCCAGAAGGAGGCCAAAATTCAGGCTCCAGAGGAGGTGGAACCTTCTGCAACCCAACAGGAGGCCCCAACTGAGCCACCAGGTCCTCCCATGGAGGCTGAACTTTCCCCCAGTGAGCAGGAGCAGCcagctcagccttctgagtcTTCTGGGGAGGTTGAATCTTCTCCAGCCCAGCGGGAGGCCCCAGCTCAGCCCTTAATGTCCCCTGAGCAGTTTCAACGTTTGAAAGACCAGCAAGACATAATTCAGCAGCTAAGTAGACCTGAAAATTATGAACTTCCTCCAGTCCGTAAAGAGACCACAACTCAGCCTCCATCTCAGCTCTCCCCAGACTTTGGAAGTTCACTGAATGATGAAGCAATAGGTTCACCTCTAGATGTGTCATATCTAGATCTAGATAGGGAGCTTACCAAACCTACAGCAGTCACTATGGGGGTAGAACCTTCTCCAGCCCAGCAGGACAACCCTCCTATTCTCGTTGAACAGGCTGACTTTTCTCTAGCCCAGCCTGatctcccttccctgcctctgcATTCTCCTGAAAAGATTGAATCTCCAGTCCACCAAGAGGCCACAGCTCAGACTCTAGATCCCCCTAAGGAGGCAGAACCTTCTCCAGTCCAGCAAGGGCTCCCAGCTGAGCCACCAGAGCCCCATAAGGAGGTTGAACCATCTGCAACCCAGCAGGAAGCCTCGGGTCATCCTCGCAAGTCCACTGTAGAGGTCAGTCCACCACAGTGGGAGATAGCAGCTCAGCCATCAGAGCCACCTGAGAAGGTCAAACCATCTCCAGTCCTACAGCAGGCCCCAACTCGGCTTTTAAAGCCACCTAAAGAGGTAGAATCCTCTCCAGTCCAGCAGGCAGTCCCTGCTCAGTCTTCAGACCCTGCTATGGTGACAGAACCCTCTCTGACCCAGCAGATGGCCCCATCTTTGCCTCCAGAGTTCCCTCAGGAGGTAGAACCATCTGTAACTCAGCAGGAGGTTCCAGCTCAGATTCCAGAGCCCCCTATGGAGGCAGAACCTTCTCTGACCAAGCAGGAGGCCACAGTTCAGGCTCCAGAGTCCCCTAAGGAGGTAGAACCTTCAAGGCAGCAAATGGTCCCAGTTCAGCTTCCAGAGCCACCTAAGGAAGTTGCTGCTCAACCTCCAGCTCATTATGAGGTGACAGTCCCAACACCAGGCCAGGATCCAGCTCAGCACTCAACATTGCCCAGTGTCACTGTTCAACCTTTGGGCCTGGGACTTTTCATCATTCCAGAATCCATGATAGAGGTTGAACTTTCTCCAACCATGCAGGAGACCCCAACTCAGCCTTCTAAGAAAGTTCTACCCCAACTTGAGGTTAAACCATCTCCAACCACGGAGGAAAcctcagctcagcctccagaCCCGGGGCTTGCCATAACTCCAGAACCCACTCCAGAGATTGGACATTCCACAGTCCTGGAGAAGACTACAGCTCCTCGTCCAGACCAGGTTCAGACTCTGCATCGAAGCCTGACGGAGGTCACAGGTCCACCTACAAAGTTAGAATCTTCGCAGGATTCATTGGTGCAGTCTGAAACTGCACTAGAGGAACAGAAGGCCTCCACAAGCACCAACATGTGTGAGCTCTGTACCTGCGGAGATGAGACTCTGTCATGTGTTGATCTCAGCCCAAAGCAGAGGCTCTACCAAGTGCCTGTGCCAGAGCCCAACACCTACAATGGCATCTTGACCACCTT aaatttcCAAGGAAACTATATTTCATACATTGATGGAAATGTATGGAAAGCATACAGTTGGACCAAGAAACT aatTCTCAGTGAAAATTATTTGACTGAATTACATAACGATTCATTTGAAGGCCTGCTATACCTCCAGTATTT agaTTTATCCTGCAATACAATACAACATATTGAAAGACGTACATTTGAATCACTACCATTTTTGCAGTATAT agatctggGCTGCAATTTAATTACGGAACTGAGGCATGGAGCATTTCAGGCCTGGCACGGAATGCAGTTTTTACACAACTT AATTCTCAATCGCAATCCTCTGACTGCTGTCGAAGATCCATATCTCTTTGAACTGCCGGCATTAAAATATCT AGACATGGGAACAACGCACATCACACTTACAACACTCAAGAACATTCTCACGATGACTGTTGAACTGGAAAAACT
- the LOC134735231 gene encoding leucine-rich repeat-containing protein 37B-like isoform X12: MAPIECAAPACVMSWLCFWGPWPLVTWQLLGLLVKDAQPLVWVKDPLQLTSNPMGPPEPWSSRSSHLPWESPHALAPPAAPGDFDYLGPSASSQMSALPQESTEHLPPFLDTDSAGELPLGPEQFLAAQQDLNDKLTPQERLPEVLPLLDGDQNQATVQLPRLKNKVQTADLDRAAGHQADDILVPLHSKVSKPTKFVVSPKNLKKNLAEHWSLAEIIGIPHQLSKPQRQKQTLQDEYLSMDTLYPSSLPPELRVNADEPPGPPEQVGLSQFHLEPKTQNAETLEDIQSSSLQEEASAQLPQLPQEVEPSTQQESPALPPESSIESLAQTPLNHEVTVQPPGEDQAHYNLPNITIKPTMTSEPQNEAESAQAQKEAKIQAPEEVEPSATQQEAPTEPPGPPMEAELSPSEQEQPAQPSESSGEVESSPAQREAPAQPLMSPEQFQRLKDQQDIIQQLSRPENYELPPVRKETTTQPPSQLSPDFGSSLNDEAIGSPLDVSYLDLDRELTKPTAVTMGVEPSPAQQDNPPILVEQADFSLAQPDLPSLPLHSPEKIESPVHQEATAQTLDPPKEAEPSPVQQGLPAEPPEPHKEVEPSATQQEASGHPRKSTVEVSPPQWEIAAQPSEPPEKVKPSPVLQQAPTRLLKPPKEVESSPVQQAVPAQSSDPAMVTEPSLTQQMAPSLPPEFPQEVEPSVTQQEVPAQIPEPPMEAEPSLTKQEATVQAPESPKEVEPSRQQMVPVQLPEPPKEVAAQPPAHYEVTVPTPGQDPAQHSTLPSVTVQPLGLGLFIIPESMIEVELSPTMQETPTQPSKKVLPQLEVKPSPTTEETSAQPPDPGLAITPEPTPEIGHSTVLEKTTAPRPDQVQTLHRSLTEVTGPPTKLESSQDSLVQSETALEEQKASTSTNMCELCTCGDETLSCVDLSPKQRLYQVPVPEPNTYNGILTTLNFQGNYISYIDGNVWKAYSWTKKLILSENYLTELHNDSFEGLLYLQYLDLSCNTIQHIERRTFESLPFLQYIDLGCNLITELRHGAFQAWHGMQFLHNLILNRNPLTAVEDPYLFELPALKYLDMGTTHITLTTLKNILTMTVELEKL, encoded by the exons ATGGCTCCCATCGAGTGCGCAGCACCAGCCTGTGTCATGTCTTGGCTGTGTTTCTGGGGCCCATGGCCCCTCGTTACGTGGCAACTATTGGGTCTGCTAGTCAAGGATGCTCAGCCTCTGGTGTGGGTCAAGGACCCTCTCCAGCTGACCTCTAACCCCATGGGGCCACCTGAGCCCTGGTCTTCCCGCTCCTCCCATCTCCCGTGGGAATCTCCCCATGCACTTGCTCCCCCAGCAGCCCCGGGGGACTTTGATTACCTGGGGCCCTCTGCTTCTTCGCAGATGTCAGCCCTGCCCCAGGAATCGACTGAacatttgcctccattcctgGACACGGATTCAGCTGGAGAGCTGCCTCTGGGGCCCGAGCAGTTCTTGGCTGCACAGCAGGATTTAAATGACAAGCTGACTCCGCAAGAAAGGCTCCCAGAGGTGCTTCCACTGCTGGATGGGGATCAGAACCAGGCCACAGTTCAGCTTCCTCGcctcaaaaataaggttcaaactGCAGATCTAGATCGGGCTGCAGGTCATCAGGCAGATGATATACTTGTTCCACTACACAGTAAGGTTTCAAAACCAACCAAATTTGTTGTTTCGCCCAAGAACCTGAAGAAAAATCTAGCTGAGCATTGGAGCCTTGCTGAGATTATTGGGATTCCACACCAATTATCCAAACCTCAGCGTCAGAAACAGACTTTGCAGGATGAATATTTGAGTATGGACACACTGTATCCCAGCAGCCTGCCTCCAGAACTCCGGGTGAACGCAGATGAGCCTCCAGGGCCACCTGAGCAAGTTGGACTTTCTCAATTCCATCTAGAGCCCAAAACTCAAAATGCAGAGACCCTGGAAGACATTCAGTCCTCTTCACTCCAGGAAGAAGCCTCAGCACAGCTTCCACAGCTCCCTCAGGAGGTAGAACCTTCAACCCAGCAGGAgtccccagctctgcctccagaGTCCTCTATAGAGAGTCTAGCTCAAACTCCACTGAATCATGAAGTGACAGTTCAACCTCCAGGTGAGGATCAAGCTCATTACAACTTGCCCAACATTACCATTAAACCTACCATGACTTCAGAGCCCCAAAATGAGGCAGAATCTGCCCAAGCCCAGAAGGAGGCCAAAATTCAGGCTCCAGAGGAGGTGGAACCTTCTGCAACCCAACAGGAGGCCCCAACTGAGCCACCAGGTCCTCCCATGGAGGCTGAACTTTCCCCCAGTGAGCAGGAGCAGCcagctcagccttctgagtcTTCTGGGGAGGTTGAATCTTCTCCAGCCCAGCGGGAGGCCCCAGCTCAGCCCTTAATGTCCCCTGAGCAGTTTCAACGTTTGAAAGACCAGCAAGACATAATTCAGCAGCTAAGTAGACCTGAAAATTATGAACTTCCTCCAGTCCGTAAAGAGACCACAACTCAGCCTCCATCTCAGCTCTCCCCAGACTTTGGAAGTTCACTGAATGATGAAGCAATAGGTTCACCTCTAGATGTGTCATATCTAGATCTAGATAGGGAGCTTACCAAACCTACAGCAGTCACTATGGGGGTAGAACCTTCTCCAGCCCAGCAGGACAACCCTCCTATTCTCGTTGAACAGGCTGACTTTTCTCTAGCCCAGCCTGatctcccttccctgcctctgcATTCTCCTGAAAAGATTGAATCTCCAGTCCACCAAGAGGCCACAGCTCAGACTCTAGATCCCCCTAAGGAGGCAGAACCTTCTCCAGTCCAGCAAGGGCTCCCAGCTGAGCCACCAGAGCCCCATAAGGAGGTTGAACCATCTGCAACCCAGCAGGAAGCCTCGGGTCATCCTCGCAAGTCCACTGTAGAGGTCAGTCCACCACAGTGGGAGATAGCAGCTCAGCCATCAGAGCCACCTGAGAAGGTCAAACCATCTCCAGTCCTACAGCAGGCCCCAACTCGGCTTTTAAAGCCACCTAAAGAGGTAGAATCCTCTCCAGTCCAGCAGGCAGTCCCTGCTCAGTCTTCAGACCCTGCTATGGTGACAGAACCCTCTCTGACCCAGCAGATGGCCCCATCTTTGCCTCCAGAGTTCCCTCAGGAGGTAGAACCATCTGTAACTCAGCAGGAGGTTCCAGCTCAGATTCCAGAGCCCCCTATGGAGGCAGAACCTTCTCTGACCAAGCAGGAGGCCACAGTTCAGGCTCCAGAGTCCCCTAAGGAGGTAGAACCTTCAAGGCAGCAAATGGTCCCAGTTCAGCTTCCAGAGCCACCTAAGGAAGTTGCTGCTCAACCTCCAGCTCATTATGAGGTGACAGTCCCAACACCAGGCCAGGATCCAGCTCAGCACTCAACATTGCCCAGTGTCACTGTTCAACCTTTGGGCCTGGGACTTTTCATCATTCCAGAATCCATGATAGAGGTTGAACTTTCTCCAACCATGCAGGAGACCCCAACTCAGCCTTCTAAGAAAGTTCTACCCCAACTTGAGGTTAAACCATCTCCAACCACGGAGGAAAcctcagctcagcctccagaCCCGGGGCTTGCCATAACTCCAGAACCCACTCCAGAGATTGGACATTCCACAGTCCTGGAGAAGACTACAGCTCCTCGTCCAGACCAGGTTCAGACTCTGCATCGAAGCCTGACGGAGGTCACAGGTCCACCTACAAAGTTAGAATCTTCGCAGGATTCATTGGTGCAGTCTGAAACTGCACTAGAGGAACAGAAGGCCTCCACAAGCACCAACATGTGTGAGCTCTGTACCTGCGGAGATGAGACTCTGTCATGTGTTGATCTCAGCCCAAAGCAGAGGCTCTACCAAGTGCCTGTGCCAGAGCCCAACACCTACAATGGCATCTTGACCACCTT aaatttcCAAGGAAACTATATTTCATACATTGATGGAAATGTATGGAAAGCATACAGTTGGACCAAGAAACT aatTCTCAGTGAAAATTATTTGACTGAATTACATAACGATTCATTTGAAGGCCTGCTATACCTCCAGTATTT agaTTTATCCTGCAATACAATACAACATATTGAAAGACGTACATTTGAATCACTACCATTTTTGCAGTATAT agatctggGCTGCAATTTAATTACGGAACTGAGGCATGGAGCATTTCAGGCCTGGCACGGAATGCAGTTTTTACACAACTT AATTCTCAATCGCAATCCTCTGACTGCTGTCGAAGATCCATATCTCTTTGAACTGCCGGCATTAAAATATCT AGACATGGGAACAACGCACATCACACTTACAACACTCAAGAACATTCTCACGATGACTGTTGAACTGGAAAAACT